In a genomic window of Roseiflexus castenholzii DSM 13941:
- the mtnP gene encoding S-methyl-5'-thioadenosine phosphorylase has translation MTALQQTEPRATIGVIGGSGLYAMEGLADVERVTLQTPFGAPSDAYVIGTIEGYRVAFLPRHGVGHRLSPSEVPSRANMYGFRMLGVRYLIAVSAVGSLREEYAPGHIVIPDQLYDRTKGHRPDTFFGGGLVAHVQFDRPFDAGLSDRLEQAARAAGATVHRGGTLVVMEGPQFSTLAESEENRRRGHHLIGMTALPEAKLAREAEIAYAMLAMVTDYDCWHPGHDAVTVEMVVQVLQANARLAQDVVRRVIPLIGDGFDSPAHHALATAIITDPAVIPAEKLAQVELLVGKYLRKEA, from the coding sequence ATGACCGCACTGCAACAGACGGAACCGCGCGCAACAATTGGCGTCATTGGCGGGAGTGGCCTGTATGCGATGGAAGGTCTCGCCGATGTTGAGCGTGTGACGTTGCAGACCCCGTTCGGCGCACCAAGCGACGCCTATGTGATCGGCACAATCGAAGGGTATCGCGTCGCCTTTCTGCCACGCCATGGCGTTGGTCATCGCCTCTCACCGAGTGAAGTCCCGAGTCGCGCCAATATGTACGGCTTTCGCATGCTTGGCGTGCGCTACCTGATTGCGGTCAGCGCCGTCGGCAGCTTGCGCGAAGAGTACGCTCCCGGGCACATCGTCATTCCTGACCAGTTGTACGACCGTACCAAAGGGCATCGCCCCGATACCTTCTTCGGCGGCGGGTTGGTGGCGCACGTGCAGTTCGACCGCCCGTTTGACGCCGGGTTGTCCGATCGCCTGGAACAGGCGGCGCGCGCCGCCGGCGCAACCGTGCATCGCGGCGGCACACTGGTGGTCATGGAAGGTCCACAGTTCAGCACGCTTGCGGAAAGTGAAGAAAACCGGCGCCGTGGACACCACCTGATCGGTATGACGGCGCTTCCCGAAGCCAAACTGGCGCGCGAGGCGGAGATCGCTTACGCAATGCTGGCAATGGTAACTGACTACGATTGCTGGCATCCGGGGCACGACGCCGTCACCGTCGAGATGGTCGTTCAGGTCCTCCAGGCAAACGCGCGGCTGGCACAGGATGTCGTGCGGCGCGTTATCCCGCTGATCGGCGATGGCTTCGACAGCCCGGCGCACCATGCACTGGCGACCGCCATCATCACCGACCCTGCCGTCATCCCTGCCGAAAAACTCGCGCAGGTTGAACTCCTGGTCGGAAAATACCTGCGCAAAGAAGCATAG
- the clpX gene encoding ATP-dependent Clp protease ATP-binding subunit ClpX, translating into MSRTRGGNPNSPNGRGAYLCSFCGRGQEEVQRLIAGPGTVFICDECVALCSAIIAEETGARPSTRRSSASLPARLPTPRRLREWLDQYVIGQDRAKVVLSVAVYNHYKRLRAGQSADDIEIGKSNILLIGPTGSGKTLLAQTLARVLDVPFAIADATALTEAGYVGEDVENILLRLIQAADGDIERAQTGIIYIDEIDKIARKSDNPSITRDVSGEGVQQALLKILEGCVAHVPPVPGRKHPQQEYISFDTTHVLFICGGAFEGLDKIIDQRIGGKRSIGFHAGEPSDAPTSLLSQVTPDDLLRYGFIPEFVGRLPVVAALDPLDKQAMIRILTEPRNAIIKQYQKMLALDHVELEVTPDALEAIADRALRSKTGARALRTIVEDILLDVMYEVPSQEHIGRCIINAEVVEGRGHPILVPRSAERQEYRRRMDEAV; encoded by the coding sequence ATGTCTCGCACACGCGGCGGTAATCCCAACTCGCCGAATGGTCGCGGCGCATACCTCTGTTCCTTTTGCGGACGGGGACAGGAGGAGGTGCAGCGTCTGATCGCCGGTCCCGGCACGGTTTTTATCTGCGATGAGTGCGTGGCGCTGTGTAGCGCCATCATTGCGGAAGAAACCGGCGCGCGTCCATCAACACGACGTTCGTCCGCCAGCCTGCCAGCACGCCTGCCAACACCGCGCCGACTGCGTGAGTGGCTTGATCAGTATGTCATCGGGCAGGACCGCGCAAAAGTGGTGCTTTCGGTTGCGGTCTACAATCATTACAAGCGACTGCGCGCCGGGCAGAGTGCTGACGATATCGAGATCGGCAAGAGCAATATTTTGCTGATCGGTCCAACCGGCAGCGGCAAAACGCTGCTGGCGCAGACGCTGGCGCGCGTGCTCGATGTGCCCTTTGCGATTGCCGATGCAACGGCGTTGACCGAAGCCGGGTATGTCGGCGAGGATGTCGAGAACATTCTGCTGCGGTTGATCCAGGCGGCGGATGGCGACATTGAGCGCGCACAGACGGGGATTATCTACATCGACGAGATCGATAAGATCGCGCGCAAGAGCGATAATCCGTCGATCACACGCGATGTGTCGGGCGAAGGGGTGCAGCAGGCGTTATTGAAGATTCTCGAAGGGTGCGTGGCGCACGTTCCGCCGGTTCCCGGACGCAAACATCCGCAGCAGGAGTATATCTCGTTCGATACGACCCATGTGCTGTTCATTTGTGGCGGCGCCTTCGAGGGTCTCGACAAGATCATCGATCAGCGCATCGGCGGCAAGCGCAGCATTGGCTTCCACGCTGGCGAGCCGTCCGACGCACCGACATCGCTGCTGTCGCAAGTGACGCCGGACGACTTGCTGCGCTATGGCTTCATCCCTGAATTCGTCGGACGGTTGCCGGTCGTCGCAGCGCTCGATCCGCTCGATAAGCAGGCGATGATTCGGATATTGACCGAACCGCGCAACGCGATCATCAAACAGTACCAGAAGATGCTCGCCCTCGACCACGTCGAACTTGAGGTCACGCCCGATGCGCTCGAAGCCATCGCGGATCGGGCGCTCAGGTCGAAAACGGGGGCGCGCGCCCTGCGCACAATCGTCGAGGACATCCTGCTCGACGTAATGTATGAAGTGCCGTCGCAGGAGCACATCGGACGCTGCATTATCAATGCCGAAGTAGTCGAAGGGCGCGGGCACCCGATCCTGGTGCCGCGCTCCGCCGAACGGCAGGAGTACCGCCGCCGTATGGACGAGGCGGTGTGA
- a CDS encoding ATP-dependent Clp protease proteolytic subunit: MGIWQSNHRVDWTAPRIESLIPMVVESTNRGERAYDIYSRLLKERVILLGTPIEDQIANLIVAQLLFLEHEDPDRDIWLYINSPGGSITAGLAIYDTMQVIRPDVATVCVGMAGSMATPILAGGAKGKRYSLPHSTIHMHPAGGGARGYAPDVEIMARELLREQQLIRELLAKDTGQPLERIARDFDRDLFMDPQQAKEYGIIDEILTREDLPAASERR, from the coding sequence ATGGGTATCTGGCAATCAAACCATCGCGTCGACTGGACCGCGCCGCGGATTGAGTCGCTCATCCCGATGGTGGTCGAAAGCACTAATCGTGGCGAACGCGCTTACGATATTTACTCGCGATTGCTGAAAGAGCGCGTGATTCTGCTAGGCACACCAATCGAGGATCAGATCGCCAACCTGATCGTCGCGCAGTTGCTGTTCCTTGAGCACGAAGACCCGGACCGCGACATCTGGCTCTATATCAATAGCCCCGGCGGTTCGATCACGGCCGGTCTGGCAATCTACGACACTATGCAGGTCATTCGTCCCGATGTGGCGACTGTTTGCGTCGGTATGGCAGGCAGCATGGCGACGCCGATTCTTGCGGGCGGCGCCAAAGGCAAGCGCTATAGCCTGCCGCACTCGACCATTCATATGCACCCGGCGGGTGGCGGCGCGCGCGGCTATGCGCCCGACGTCGAGATCATGGCGCGCGAATTGCTGCGCGAGCAGCAGTTGATCCGTGAATTGCTGGCGAAGGATACCGGTCAACCGCTCGAACGCATTGCGCGCGACTTCGACCGCGACTTGTTCATGGATCCGCAGCAGGCGAAAGAGTATGGTATCATCGACGAAATTCTGACCCGCGAAGATCTGCCGGCTGCCAGCGAGCGCCGTTGA